Proteins encoded in a region of the Methanobrevibacter boviskoreani JH1 genome:
- the lonB gene encoding ATP-dependent protease LonB, protein MVDYESITSSNDVDIPPLLIDQVIGHEEAVETIKKAAKQRRNVLLIGDPGVGKSMLAKGMAELLPPEVLQDVLVYPNLEDQNNPLIRTVPAGEGIKIVKSNKSSSKIYEEKKSLITMFAVAAVLALGFYYHALLEAIIAAAFIFLIALQIRPRSHSSGPKLLVNNGNRRFAPFMDATGAHAGALLGDVRHDPYQSGGLGTPAHERVEAGMIHKANKGVLYIDEIGTMSMKTQQELLSAMQEKRYAITGQSENSSGAMVRSQAVPCDFVLVASGNIKVLEGMHIAMRSRIRGYGYEIYMKDNMDDTPENRKKLVRFVAQEVKNDGRIPPFSTGAMDEIILEAKRRAGKKDSLTLKLRDLGGLVRSAGDVAKEDGADLVTADHVLQAKRYSRTLEQQMADMSIQMRKDYSVFNSEGGKIGMVNGLAIIGDRSGIVMPIAAEMAPASSKNEGKIIVSGKLGDIAEASVQNISAIIKKYTQKDISNYDIHVQFLQAYDGVEGDSASVSMTAAVISAVEGIPIDQTVALTGSLSVRGDVMPIGGATGKIEAAAEAGIKKVLIPKSNMGDVMIEDKYKDMVEIIPIETIDDVLENILINGSRKDKLMSKIKDIRASVSDTISDISVNTPNAH, encoded by the coding sequence ATGGTTGATTATGAATCAATTACCAGTTCTAATGATGTAGATATCCCACCACTTTTAATCGACCAAGTTATTGGTCATGAGGAAGCTGTTGAAACAATTAAAAAAGCAGCTAAACAAAGAAGAAATGTTCTTTTAATTGGTGATCCTGGTGTAGGTAAATCAATGCTTGCAAAAGGTATGGCAGAGCTTTTACCTCCAGAGGTATTACAGGATGTACTTGTATATCCAAATTTAGAGGATCAAAACAATCCGTTAATTAGAACAGTTCCTGCTGGAGAAGGTATTAAAATTGTTAAAAGCAATAAGTCCTCCTCAAAAATCTATGAAGAGAAAAAGTCATTAATTACAATGTTTGCAGTTGCAGCCGTTTTAGCATTAGGATTTTATTATCATGCACTTCTTGAAGCTATCATTGCAGCAGCATTTATATTCCTGATAGCTCTTCAAATAAGACCAAGGTCTCATTCATCAGGTCCTAAATTACTTGTAAACAATGGTAATAGGAGATTTGCACCATTTATGGATGCAACCGGTGCTCATGCAGGTGCACTTCTTGGGGATGTAAGACACGATCCATACCAGTCAGGTGGCCTTGGAACTCCTGCACATGAACGTGTGGAGGCAGGTATGATTCATAAGGCAAATAAGGGAGTCTTATACATTGATGAGATTGGTACCATGAGTATGAAAACCCAACAGGAATTATTATCTGCAATGCAGGAAAAACGTTACGCTATCACTGGTCAAAGTGAAAATAGTAGTGGTGCAATGGTTCGTTCACAGGCTGTACCATGTGACTTTGTTCTTGTAGCATCTGGTAACATTAAAGTACTTGAAGGAATGCACATTGCAATGCGTTCAAGAATTAGGGGTTATGGTTATGAAATCTATATGAAGGATAATATGGATGATACACCAGAAAACCGTAAGAAACTTGTAAGATTTGTAGCTCAGGAGGTTAAAAATGATGGAAGAATTCCACCATTCAGCACTGGTGCTATGGATGAAATTATTCTTGAAGCTAAACGTAGAGCAGGTAAAAAAGATTCCTTAACTCTTAAACTAAGAGATTTAGGTGGTTTAGTAAGATCTGCTGGAGATGTTGCAAAGGAAGATGGTGCTGATTTAGTAACAGCTGACCATGTTCTTCAGGCAAAAAGATATTCAAGAACACTCGAACAACAAATGGCTGATATGTCTATTCAAATGAGAAAAGATTACAGTGTATTTAATAGTGAAGGTGGAAAAATTGGTATGGTTAATGGTTTAGCTATTATTGGAGATAGAAGTGGAATCGTCATGCCAATCGCTGCTGAAATGGCTCCTGCAAGTAGTAAGAATGAAGGTAAAATCATTGTTTCAGGAAAACTTGGGGATATTGCAGAGGCATCTGTACAAAACATCTCAGCTATTATTAAAAAATACACCCAAAAGGATATCTCAAACTATGATATTCATGTTCAATTCCTTCAGGCATATGATGGGGTTGAAGGAGATTCAGCTAGTGTATCAATGACTGCAGCAGTAATTTCCGCAGTTGAAGGCATTCCAATAGATCAAACTGTGGCACTTACTGGTTCTTTAAGTGTTCGTGGTGATGTAATGCCTATTGGTGGAGCTACTGGTAAAATAGAAGCTGCAGCAGAAGCAGGTATTAAGAAAGTACTTATCCCTAAATCAAATATGGGAGATGTTATGATTGAGGATAAATACAAGGATATGGTTGAGATTATCCCAATCGAAACTATTGATGATGTACTTGAGAATATCTTAATTAACGGAAGTAGAAAAGATAAGTTAATGTCTAAAATTAAAGATATTAGGGCATCTGTATCAGATACTATTTCTGATATTTCAGTAAACACTCCAAATGCACACTAA
- a CDS encoding DUF4013 domain-containing protein, with amino-acid sequence MGITESIKHGFSYATSDYQKLLIFGIICILASLSSVVTGFGIKNNESLFAIIGIIAFIFSIITGGYGLGILKKNVEGASDLPDLNIKNNFIDGIKFIVLEIVYYIIPIIITLIIGIITLGASISSLGTEALNSTVNETALLNPAFLGTFLTGLGITIIIGIILFIIFTFFELMGVSRLAKTGSLSEGLSFRQSYADAKSIGFGPLLGWIILIGIILFIIAIIGSLITLIPYVGALITALVITPFSIIFANASLGNLYKTDVLKE; translated from the coding sequence ATGGGAATAACCGAATCTATTAAACATGGTTTTTCATACGCAACATCTGACTATCAGAAATTGTTAATCTTTGGGATTATATGTATTTTAGCATCATTATCCTCAGTGGTAACTGGTTTTGGCATAAAAAATAATGAGTCTTTATTTGCTATAATCGGAATAATCGCTTTTATATTTTCTATAATTACTGGAGGATACGGATTAGGTATATTAAAAAAGAATGTTGAAGGAGCAAGCGACCTTCCAGATTTAAACATTAAAAATAATTTTATTGACGGAATTAAATTTATAGTCTTAGAAATTGTATACTATATAATTCCTATAATAATTACATTAATTATTGGAATAATTACATTGGGAGCTTCTATCTCTAGTTTAGGTACTGAGGCATTAAATTCAACTGTAAATGAAACTGCATTATTAAATCCTGCATTTTTAGGTACTTTTTTAACTGGATTAGGAATAACAATTATTATTGGAATAATCTTATTTATAATATTCACATTCTTTGAATTAATGGGAGTAAGTAGACTTGCAAAAACAGGCAGTTTATCTGAAGGATTAAGCTTCAGACAATCCTATGCAGATGCAAAATCCATTGGGTTTGGACCATTACTTGGATGGATCATACTAATTGGAATAATCTTATTTATTATAGCTATAATTGGATCATTAATTACATTAATCCCTTATGTAGGTGCATTAATTACAGCATTAGTAATAACCCCATTTTCCATAATATTTGCAAATGCAAGTCTTGGTAACCTATACAAAACAGATGTTTTAAAAGAGTAA
- a CDS encoding ribose-phosphate diphosphokinase, with translation MIVSGSASQKLAANVAKELGDVFLRVETKKFPDGERYLRVHGDLDEEVTIVQSTGYPQDEHLVELLFLIKNLKDLGVKKLNVVVPYMGYARQERRFNDGEAISAKIVAELIELAGADEFISINLHEDCVREFFNIPAYNLSAMPAIAEYVETIVDDPIIIAPDKGALGFAEEIASIINCDCTYLKKVRLGPDKVETTIAEIKDGDKQVDISSVKGKEAVIVDDIIATGGTIVNAINILKDHGAKSVNVCCVHPTLVNDAVSKIFAAGARDLAGTDTLKSDVSCISVAKIIADHLKE, from the coding sequence TTGATTGTAAGCGGTTCAGCATCTCAAAAATTAGCTGCCAATGTAGCTAAAGAATTAGGGGATGTTTTTCTTAGAGTGGAAACTAAAAAGTTCCCTGATGGCGAAAGATATTTACGTGTACATGGAGATTTAGATGAAGAGGTAACCATTGTTCAATCTACTGGTTATCCCCAAGATGAGCACCTTGTAGAACTACTCTTTTTAATTAAAAATCTTAAGGATTTAGGTGTTAAGAAGCTTAATGTAGTAGTTCCATATATGGGTTATGCAAGACAGGAACGTAGGTTCAATGATGGGGAGGCAATATCTGCTAAAATCGTTGCCGAGTTAATTGAACTTGCAGGTGCCGATGAATTCATATCAATCAATCTTCATGAGGATTGTGTAAGAGAATTCTTTAATATACCTGCTTATAATTTGTCTGCAATGCCGGCTATTGCAGAATATGTTGAAACCATCGTAGATGATCCTATCATTATTGCTCCAGATAAAGGTGCATTGGGTTTTGCAGAGGAAATCGCAAGTATCATTAATTGTGATTGTACTTATCTTAAAAAAGTAAGATTAGGTCCAGATAAGGTTGAAACTACTATTGCTGAAATTAAAGATGGAGATAAACAAGTGGATATATCTTCTGTTAAGGGGAAGGAAGCGGTTATTGTAGATGATATCATTGCAACCGGAGGCACAATAGTAAACGCGATTAATATCCTAAAAGATCATGGTGCAAAAAGTGTTAATGTCTGTTGTGTACATCCAACACTTGTAAATGATGCAGTATCCAAGATTTTTGCTGCAGGTGCAAGAGATCTTGCTGGAACAGATACCTTAAAATCAGATGTAAGCTGTATATCCGTTGCAAAGATTATTGCAGATCATTTAAAAGAATAA
- the hypA gene encoding hydrogenase maturation nickel metallochaperone HypA, whose translation MHELSMAQGILDSVIENAEKNNATEVTKVVIEIGRLAMLNPEQVSFMLDVLKEDTIAKNAEFEINEIPANIVCKDCGFEGVADLDNLDHYAPIVNCPKCESYRVDVKSGKDVIVKNIVIETPDD comes from the coding sequence ATGCATGAATTATCAATGGCTCAAGGAATATTGGATTCAGTTATAGAAAATGCTGAGAAAAACAATGCTACAGAGGTTACAAAGGTTGTAATAGAAATTGGACGTTTAGCTATGCTTAATCCAGAACAAGTAAGTTTTATGTTAGATGTTTTAAAGGAGGATACTATTGCAAAGAATGCTGAATTTGAAATCAATGAGATTCCCGCTAATATTGTTTGTAAAGACTGCGGTTTTGAAGGGGTTGCAGATTTAGATAATCTTGATCATTATGCACCAATAGTAAATTGCCCTAAATGTGAATCTTATCGTGTTGATGTAAAAAGTGGTAAGGATGTTATTGTAAAAAACATCGTTATAGAAACACCTGATGATTAG
- the hypB gene encoding hydrogenase nickel incorporation protein HypB gives MHKIADVKVAENIMKANIKIADDINKNLNDHDVFCVDFVGAIGSGKTSLIEEFIDATDDKVGVLAGDIISKFDAERIEKHNVPVEGLNTGTECHLDAHLVEHGLEHLPLDDLDYVLIENVGNLICPVDFVLGSHMRVCVVSVTEGDDTIEKQPAIFHDSDLIIINKVDIADAVNADVDKMVADAKKINPDVPVITMSLKEGKGLDEFISEVEKAKAAAEE, from the coding sequence ATGCATAAAATAGCAGATGTTAAAGTTGCGGAAAATATAATGAAAGCAAATATTAAGATTGCTGATGATATTAATAAGAATTTAAATGACCATGATGTTTTTTGTGTTGATTTTGTAGGGGCTATAGGTTCTGGAAAAACTTCACTTATTGAGGAATTTATTGATGCCACCGATGATAAGGTAGGTGTACTTGCAGGGGATATTATTAGTAAATTTGATGCAGAAAGAATTGAAAAACACAATGTTCCTGTAGAAGGTTTAAACACTGGTACTGAATGTCACCTAGATGCTCACCTTGTAGAACATGGTTTAGAACATTTACCATTAGATGATCTTGATTATGTACTTATTGAAAACGTAGGTAATCTAATCTGTCCTGTTGACTTTGTTTTAGGTTCACATATGAGGGTCTGTGTTGTAAGTGTTACCGAAGGTGATGATACCATTGAAAAACAACCTGCAATCTTCCATGACTCTGATTTGATTATCATTAATAAAGTTGATATTGCCGATGCTGTAAATGCCGATGTTGACAAAATGGTTGCAGATGCTAAAAAAATCAATCCTGATGTACCTGTTATTACAATGAGTTTAAAAGAAGGTAAAGGATTAGACGAATTTATATCTGAAGTTGAAAAGGCTAAAGCTGCAGCTGAAGAGTAA